From Salminus brasiliensis chromosome 21, fSalBra1.hap2, whole genome shotgun sequence, a single genomic window includes:
- the avil gene encoding advillin, with product MEHTFRAVTYTTGILIWRIEKLELVQVPEKSYGSFYEGDCYVLLSTKKVGGSLMYDIHYWIGSQSSQDEQGAAAVYTIQLDDYLGSSPVQHREVQHHESSAFCGYFKQGIIYKQGGVASGMRHVETNCYEIQRLLHVKGQRKVTAKEVEMSWKSFNIGDVFLLDIGKTIIQWNGPDSNKQERLKGMLLAKDIRDRERGGRAEIGVIEGDGEKNSPVLMEALTNIIGERPDKLPSGTPDDKADQEQMAQVTLFHVSDADGEMKVREVATRPLGKDLLNNDDCYILDQGGVKLFVWKGKRANKAEKQAAMSRALEFIKLKGYPLTTNVEAVNDGAESALFKQLFQSWTVRDQTMGLGRTHTVGRVAKVSQEKFDAAQMHLMPEVAAQERMVDDGSGQLQVWRIENLELAEVDPKTYGYFYGGDCYVILYTYEVNGKKNYILYMWQGRHATQDELAACAFQAVNVDQQYGGQPVQVRVTMGKEPRHFMAMFRGKMVVFEGGTSRKGGSNPEPLVRLFQISGSNPSNTKAIEVPAQASSLNSNDVFLLKSQGSMYLWYGKGSSGDERAMAKEVSTVLGRGLFSAEIMAEGQEPVEFWSLLGGKAPYANNKRLQLAVQDHQPRLFECSNKTGRFIVTEVTEFTQDDLSEDDVMLLDTWDQVFLWIGNQANEVERQESVVTCQEYLRTHPGSRDCDTPILLIKQGFEPPTFTGWFTAWDPMKWSDGKTYEQLKKELGEVTSVEIVTSEPGANQSSVENKTYQPFSPEELINKNADELPKGVNPSQKEKHLSDADFHLILQMSKDQFSSLPQWKQLNIKKKHGLF from the exons ATGGAGCACACCTTCAGAGCCGTCACTTACACCACCGGCATTCTCATCTGGAGAATTGAG aaactGGAGCTGGTTCAGGTTCCTGAGAAGTCGTACGGGAGCTTCTATGAGGGCGACTGCTACGTTCTGCTGTCT ACGAAGAAAGTGGGCGGGTCCCTGATGTACGACATTCACTACTGGATTGGCTCTCAGTCCTCTCAGGATGAACAGGGAGCCGCTGCCGTTTACACCATCCAGCTGGATGACTACCTGGGCTCGTCGCCGGTCCAGCACCGGGAAGTCCAGCACCACGAGTCCAGTGCTTTCTGCGGATACTTCAAACAGGGCATCAT TTACAAACAGGGAGGAGTGGCATCAGGGATGAGACACGTAGAAACGAACTGCTATGAGATTCAAAGGCTGCTGCACGTGAAAGGACAGAGGAAGGTGACCGCCAAAGag GTGGAGATGAGCTGGAAGAGCTTTAATATCGGTGATGTTTTTCTGCTGGACATTGGAAAGACCATTATCCAGTGGAATGGGCCTGACAGTAACAAACAGGAACGGCTGAAG GGAATGCTGCTGGCTAAGGACATCCGTGACCGTGAGAGAGGCGGCAGGGCTGAGATCGGGGTGATCGAGGGCGATGGAGAAAAGAATTCCCCTGTTTTAATGGAGGCTCTGACTAATATAATCGGAGAGCGGCCCGATAAACTGCCCAGCGGGACGCCAGACGACAAAGCCGACCAGGAGCAGATGGCCCAGGTCACGCTCTTCCA TGTGTCTGATGCTGATGGAGAAATGAAGGTCAGAGAGGTCGCAACCAGACCCCTGGGGAAGGATCTGCTCAATAATGAT GACTGCTACATCCTGGACCAGGGCGGAGTAAAGCTGTTTGTCTGGAAGGGGAAAAGAGCCAACAAGGCCGAGAAGCAGGCAGCCATGTCCAGAGCTCTG GAGTTCATTAAGCTGAAGGGTTATCCTCTCACCACTAACGTGGAGGCTGTGAATGACGGCGCTGAGTCTGCGCTTTTTAAGCAGCTTTTCCAGAGCTGGACCGTCAGAGATCAGACCATGGGCCTTGGACGCACTCACACTGTGGGCCGAGTGG CTAAGGTCTCGCAGGAGAAGTTTGATGCCGCTCAGATGCACTTGATGCCTGAGGTTGCTGCTCAGGAGCGCATGGTGGACGATGGCAGCGGACAGCTGCAG GTCTGGAGGATTGAAAATCTGGAGCTGGCTGAAGTTGACCCAAAAACATACGGCTACTTCTACGGGGGCGACTGCTACGTCATCCTCTACACCTACGAGGTCAATGGGAAGAAAAACTACATCCTTTACATGTGGCAG GGCCGACATGCCACCCAGGACGAGCTGGCAGCCTGTGCCTTCCAGGCCGTGAACGTTGATCAGCAGTACGGTGGGCAGCCTGTTCAAGTGAGGGTCACAATGGGCAAGGAACCCCGTCACTTTATGGCCATGTTCAGGGGCAAGATGGTTGTCTTCGAG GGCGGTACGTCCAGAAAAGGGGGCTCGAATCCCGAACCCCTAGTCCGTCTCTTTCAGATCAGCGGCTCAAATCCGTCCAACACTAAAGCTATTGAGGTCCCAGCACAGGCATCTTCACTCAACTCTAATGACGTGTTCCTGCTGAAGAGCCAGGGGTCCATGTACCTGTGGTACGGCAAG GGATCTAGTGGAGATGAGAGGGCTATGGCTAAAGAGGTCAGCACAGTTCTCGGTCGGGGGTTGTTCTCAGCAGAAATCATGGCTGAGGGTCAGGAACCTGTTGAATTCTGGAGTCTTCTGGGTGGAAAGGCTCCGTATGCAAACAACAAAAG GCTACAACTGGCTGTTCAGGATCATCAGCCACGCCTCTTTGAGTGCTCCAATAAAACGGGCCGGTTCATCGTTACAGAGGTGACCGAGTTCACTCAGGATGACCTCAGTGAAGATGATGTGATGCTTTTGGACACGTGGGATCAG GTATTCCTCTGGATAGGAAATCAGGCAAATGAAGTGGAGCGTCAGGAATCTGTGGTCACATGTCAGGAATACCTGCGAACCCACCCTGGCTCTCGCGACTGTGACACACCTATTCTGCTGATAAAGCAGGGGTTTGAGCCCCCCACCTTTACCGGCTGGTTCACCGCCTGGGACCCCATGAAATGGAGT GATGGGAAGACCTAtgagcagctgaagaaggagcTGGGGGAAGTGACCTCAGTGGAAATCGTGACCTCA GAGCCGGGAGCTAACCAGTCGAGTGTGGAGAACAAGACCTACCAGCCCTTTTCTCCAGAGGAGCTGATTAACAAAAATGCAGACGAGTTACCCAAAGGAGTGAACCCCTCACAGAAGGAG AAGCATCTCTCAGACGCAGATTTCCACCTCATACTCCAAATGTCCAAAGACCAGTTTTCCAGTTTGCCGCAGTGGAAACAGTTAAATATCAAGAAGAAACACGGGCTGTTTTAA
- the tegt gene encoding probable Bax inhibitor 1 gives MNVFDRNINFDALFKFSQISRSTQQHLKNVYASLAVCMFVAAAGAYVHVVTRLFQGGLLSMLGSLAMMAWLAMTPHSPQTEKKRLGILAGFAFFTGVGLGPVMDYVITINPSIIMTAFLGTSVIFTCFTLSALYAQRRSYLFLGGTLMSGLSILLLVSFLNMFVGSVMLFKAHVYIGLAIMCGFVLFDTQLIIEKAEMGDKDYIWHCVDLFLDFVTIFRKLMVILAMNEKDKKKEKK, from the exons ATGAACGTCTTCGATCGCAACATCAACTTTGATGCCCTCTTTAAATTCTCCCAAAT ttccCGTTCCACTCAGCAGCACCTGAAGAATGTCTACGCCAGTttagctgtgtgtatgtttgtggcAGCAGCCGGGGCCTACGTCCATGTTGTAACAAGGCTTTTTCAG GGTGGGCTGCTCTCCATGCTGGGTTCTCTGGCCATGATGGCTTGGCTTGCCATGACTCCGCACAGCCCTCAGACTGAGAAGAAGAGACTGGGCATCCTTGCCGGCTTTGCTTTCTTCACAG GTGTTGGACTTGGCCCTGTAATGGATTATGTCATCACCATCAACCCAAG CATCATCATGACTGCTTTCCTGGGCACCTCGGTCATCTTCACCTGCTTCACTCTGAGCGCGCTGTACGCCCAGCGCAGGAGCTACCTCTTCCTGGGAG GAACCCTGATGTCTGGACTGTCCATTCTGCTGCTGGTTTCTTTCCTCAACATGTTTGTAGGGTCCGTCATGCTCTTTAAG GCTCACGTCTACATTGGCCTGGCCATCATGTGTGGATTCGTGCTGTTTGACACTCAGCTCATCATTGAGAAGGCAGAGATGGGAGACAAGGATTACATTTG GCATTGTGTGGATCTCTTCCTGGATTTTGTGACCATCTTCAGAAAGCTGATGGTCATCCTCGCTATGAATGAGAAG gacaagaagaaggagaagaaataG